From the genome of Synchiropus splendidus isolate RoL2022-P1 chromosome 17, RoL_Sspl_1.0, whole genome shotgun sequence, one region includes:
- the LOC128748709 gene encoding histone H2B 1/2-like: MPEQVKAGKKGSKKAVMKSAAKGGKKKKRARKQSYAIYVYKVLKQVHPDTGISSKAMSIMNSFVNDIFERIAGEASRLAMYNKRSTISSREIQTSVRLLLPGELAKHAVSEGTKAVTKYTSSK, encoded by the coding sequence ATGCCTGAGCAGGTGAAAGCAGGGAAGAAGGGCTCCAAGAAAGCCGTGATGAAGTCCGCCGCCAAAGGgggcaagaagaagaagcgggCTAGGAAGCAGAGCTATGCCATCTACGTGTACAAGGTTCTGAAGCAGGTCCACCCGGACACCGGCATCTCCTCCAAGGCCATGAGCATCATGAACTCGTTCGTCAACGACATCTTCGAGCGCATCGCTGGAGAGGCTTCTCGCTTGGCGATGTACAACAAGCGCTCCACCATCAGCTCCAGGGAGATCCAGACGTCTGTCCGCCTGCTGCTCCCCGGTGAGCTGGCCAAGCACGCCGTGTCCGAGGGAACCAAGGCCGTCACCAAGTACACCAGCTCCAAGTAA